In [Phormidium] sp. ETS-05, the genomic window ATGATTCAGCCAAAGCGGAAAGCTCCGAGCTTCAATTGATAGCCGCCCCAAAGGCGCACTGTAGCCTTTGGCGTCGGCTCAGTGTCAGAGTGATGGTTTTCTTGCCAAGCGGGCACGATCATAGAATCTGTTGCCCGAATCACCATTTCCCCGGTGAATAGCCCTTGTTTGAGCTGGCGACCAGTATTCCAGGCATAAACTTTTTGCCCGTTCCACCGTGGGTTGAGCGGATAGCCAGCAAAGCCGCATCGGAGGGCAGCATGGTGGGCACTGGGGATAGAGGTATTCACTTTGACGCCCTCTGCCAAATCTGCTACGGTTGACTCTTGTTGGTTGATTGTCTTTAACACTGAACTCACCCCCTTTCAGTATCAGTAAAAACAATTTGTTTGGGCTTATAATACTACAGAATACTACAGGACACAAGGGGTAACAGCAAAAATTCCTAACAAATCCTGACAAATCCCGGCAAAAATAAAAGGGGATGCTCGGTCAGGCAGTGATGTGGGTATAGAGCATCCCCGAAGTCATCCTTTCATCGGGGGTAAAAGGCGTTTTGGAAAGAGCAGCTAGAAGCTAGGTGTTTGGGGTTTCCTCATCTGGGTTCTGTTTGTCCTTTTTTTGGCTCTTCTTGGTAGTGGTTTTCTTGGGCTTTTTCGCCGCCAAAAGTTCCACCGCCATTTCCAGGGTCACGTCTTCAACGGCTTGGCCTTCGGAAAGGGTAAGATTATTCTTTCCGTGTTTGATGTAATTACCGTAACGACCAGGGTAAATATTCACCGGCTCGCCGTCGCTGGGGTGGTTGCCGAGTTCGCGCAGGGGTTTTTGGGTGCTGGACCCACCACCGCGAGAGCCTCTGGCGGCTTTGGGTTCAGCTAATAGCTCCAAGGCCCGATCGAGGGAGACGGTAAACATATCATCACCAGCTTTGAGCGATCGATATTCCTTGCCCTCCTTTCCCTTATCGTGAAGCACATAAGGGCCATAACGTCCCAAGCTGACCACGATTTTGCAACCGGTTTCCGGGTGAGTGCCCAAAAGACGGGGGAGAGAAAGCAGATTCAAAGCCATTTCCAAAGTCAGGTTTTCTTTGGTGACACCTTTAGGCAAAGAAGAGCGTTTGGGTTTTTTGTTATCCTCCGTAGCCTCCCCAAGCTGGATATAAGGACCATATTTGCCGATGCACAGGTAAACCGGAGTACCGGTTTCATCGTCAAAGCCGATTTTTTCTGGGCCAGCGGTTTTTTGGCGGAGCAATTCCTCAATCTGCACCGGATCCAGTTCAGCGGGGGTGAGGTCTTTGGGGAGAGAAGCTTTGACCGTGCGACCGTCGTTCTCGGCTTCTACATAACACCGTAACGACCGATGCGGATTTTGGCATCGAGATGATCCAGTATCAAGGTGCGGGCTGCTTCGGCGTCAATTTGGATTTCTTGCTGTTTGACTTGGGCTTCGAGACCGGTTTCTCCCAGATAGAATTTTTGCAGGTAGGGCAACCAATCGGCATTACCGGTAGAAATTTCATCCAGAGTCTGCTCCATGCGAGCGGTGAAGCTGGTATCTACCAAGTCGGGGAAGTATTTTTCTAGGAGAGTGGTAACGGCAAAGGCGGTGAAAGTGGGGACCAGGGCATTACCTTTGACTTGGGTGTAGCCCCGATCGCCAATGGTGCCGATAATCGAGGCGTAGGTACTGGGGCGCCCAACACCTTCGCTTTCCAGAGTTTTCACCAGACTGGCTTCGGTGTAGCGAGCTGGGGGTTGGGTTTCATGGCCCACAGCATCCAGTTGCTCGCAGTGGGGACGATCGCCCACTTGCAAAGGCGGAAGAATCAACTCCTGATTATCCAAAGCCGCCTCCGGGTCGTCGGAACCCTCCACATAAGCCCGCAAAAAACCCGGAAAATCAATCCGCTTGCCCGTAGCGCGGAAAATCGCCTCCGCCACTTGCACATCCACCGTGGCAAAAGTCTGGCGGGCATCCGCCATTTGACTAGCTACAGTCCGCTTCCAAATCAAATCGTAAACCTGCAGGTCCTGCCCGGTCAAACCAGTTTCCTGGGGGGTGCGGAAGCTACTACCCGCCGGACGAATCGCCTCGTGAGCTTCTTGCGCCCCTTTGCTTTTCGTAGTGTATTGGCGCGGGGAGCTGCTGAGGAATTCTTTGCCGTACATCTGCGCCACACACTGCCGCGCCGCCGCAATTGCCTGGTCAGACAAATGCACCGAATCCGTCCGCATATAAGTAATGTAGCCATTTTCATACAGACCTTGGGCAATGCGCATCGTCTCGCGAGCGCCCAAACCCAACTTGCGATTTGCCTCTTGCTGGAGAGTAGAAGTGGTAAAAGGTGGTGATGGCTTGCGAGTGGAGGGTCTCTCCTCCGTATTCACTACCACCCAATCTCCGAGCTGTAGGCGTGCTTGCAGAGCCTGGGCCTGGGCTTCGTCCAACCGCACCACCTCGCCCCTTTGGGCCGCCGACGCCCCTCTCCGAGAGGAGATAATCTGCCCAGAAGAGTCAAAATCGCTACCATTGGCCAGTCTCTGCCCATTCAAGCTAACCAGCTTCGCCTCAAAAGCAGCATTACCCTCCTTTTGCGGTGTGGCAATAGTAACAGACAGTACCGCTTTTAAATCCCAGTAGCTAGCAGAGACAAAGGCCATCCGCTCTCGTTCCCGCATCACCAGCAGCCGCACTGCCACTGACTGCACCCTACCAGCAGAAAGACCCCCGGCGATTTTCTTCCACAACAGAGGTGACAGGGTATAACCCACCAAGCGGTCTAATATCCGCCGCGTCTCCTGAGCGTGTACTAATTGCTCGTCAATCTGACGGCAATTTTCCAGCGCCTCCAGAATGGCTTCCCGCGTGATTTCGTGAAACACCATCCTGGAATAAGGGACCTTCGGCTGCAGTATTTGCAGCAAGTGCCAGCTAATGCTTTCGCCTTCCCGGTCTTCATCGGTGGCCAAAATCAGAGCTGATGCCTCTTTCAAGGCATCTTTTAGGACCTTAACTACTTTCTTTTTATCTTTGGGGATAACGTATAGGGGCTCAAAATCCGCCTCAATGTTCACCCCAATACTTGCCCAGGGCTCACCTTTGACCGATTCGGGAATTTCACTGGCTGACTGGGGGAGGTCGCGGACATGGCCCATAGATGCCTCGACCCGATACCCTGGTGGCAGGTAATTGCGAATGGTGCGGGCTTTAGTGGGAGATTCAACAATGACCAGAGTTGACATGGGCTCGTCCTAATCCGTTTTTTTTTGGGCGCTTCTAGCTATGTGCATTTGGGGGAGAAATGGGCGCCAACTCCCGGCTATTCTAAGGGCAGGTTGTCGCGGTGTTGCATTCACATCCTTTATCTATTGGTTTGGCGCCAAGATTTGGGGGTGAATGCAACGCTACCACTTTAAAGGGGGCTGCCACGGCTGCCCCTACAAATGGGATTATTCATTTTCAGCGTAACCTGGCTGAATGCTAGATCGACCAGCAGAGATCCCGTTTTGTAGGGACAACCCCCCGTAGCTGCGCCTTGTCACTTGTCCTTTGTCACTTGTCCTTTGTCACTTGTCCTTTGTCACTTGTCCTTTGTCACTTGTCCTTTGTCACTTGTCCTTTGTCACTTGTCCTTTGTCACTTGTCCTTTGTCACTTGTCCTTTGTCACTTGTCCTTTGTCACTTGTATAAATATGACAAAAGATTGATTATTTTATTATTCCCATGAATAAGCAAAGGAAAAATGACTTTTGACAAATGCTAAAGCCCTCACCAGAAGCCCCACTCCGGGCGTGGGGAGAGGGGGGAATTGGACAAATGACTTTTGACAAATGACCAAGGACAAATGACTCTTGGACCAAGGACAAATGACTTTTGACAAATGCCCCTGATATCTCTGGCGCCAAGGAATTCGGCTGGAGACAGATTGGGGGTGAAAATCCAATGTAAAGTATTTTTAAGTGAAACACCAAACTGGCTGGGTGGCCTCTGGCTGGGGTTGGGGTGGCACTGATGGGGGGAGCCAGCGATGTTGGGATGCTATACAGCAATGCTGACTCCCGGCTATGATGGGGCGGGTAGGAAACTGTCCCATGATAGCCCGTCTCTGAACCTCCCGATCGCACGGGAGGAGTTTTTGATTGTATTGATAGATTGATTTAGTTACTGACCTCAACAATAATGGACTTTGCTAATCCTCTCACCGCTCTTAATGCTGGTGCGATTTTGCCGGAAGGAATTGTCATTACCACCCTGGTGGTGGTGATGCTGTGGGATTTGATTGGGGGCGTCAGGCTTCCCGGATGAGTCCCATATTGGCGATCGCGGGTTTGGGTGTGTCCCTAGTTGCCCTCTACTACCAATGGGATACCTCATCACCGGTGGCTTTTTTGGGTGCTTTTAATGGCGATAGCCTCAGTGTCGTGTTTCGCGGTATCGTCGCCCTGTCGGCGATCGTCACGATTTTGATGTCGGAGCGCTACGTAGAACAATCCGGCACGGCTTTGGGTGAATTCATTATGATTTTGCTCGCCGCCACCGTGGGCGGAATGTTCCTCTGCGGCGCTGACGAGCTAGTGATGATTTTCATCTCCCTAGAAACGATCGGCATCTCGTCTTATCTGATGACCGGGTACATGAAGGCAGACCCCCGCTCTAATGAGGCGGCTTTAAAATACCTCCTGATTGGCGCTTCGGCTTCAGCGGTTTTCCTCTACGGTCTCTCCCTCCTCTACGGGATTTCTGGGGGCGAAACTCAGTTAAGCGCGATCGCTGCGGGTATCAGCAAAACCACCTCGGAACCCTCCGTGGCTCTCATCATCGCCTTAGTCTTCTCCATTGCGGGTATTGCCTTTAAAATCTCCGCCGTCCCCTTCCACCAATGGACACCCGACGTTTACGAAGGTTCTCCCACCCCCGTGGTCGCCTTCCTCTCCGTCGGTTCCAAAGCCGCCGGTTTCGCTCTCGCCATCCGCCTGCTCACCACCGCCTTTCCCCTAGTGACCGAGCAATGGCATCTGGTCTTCACCGCCTTAGCCATCCTCAGCATGATTCTGGGTAACGCCGTGGCTCTGGCCCAAACCAGCCTCAAGCGGATGCTCGCCTACTCCTCGATCGGGCAAGCCGGTTTCGTGATGATTGGCTTAATTGCTGGCACCGACGCCGGTATCAGCAGCACCATTTTCTACCTGTTCATCTATCTCTTTATGAACTTGGGCGCATTCATTTGCGTTATCCTGTTCTCCCTGCGTACCGGTACTGACCAAATCGCCGAATACGCTGGCCTTTATCAAAAAGACCCCCTCCTTACCTTGGGACTGAGCATTTGCCTCCTCTCCCTCGCCGGTATTCCCCCGATGGCGGGATTCTTCGGCAAACTCTTCCTATTCTGGGCTGGTTGGCAAGCTGGTCTCTACGGCTTAGTCATCGTGGGTTTACTTGCCAGCGTCATCAGCATCTACTACTACATTCGTGTAGTCAAAATGATGGTGGTGAAAGAACCCCAGGAGATGTCTGTTTCTGTGAAAAACTATCCCGAAATTCGTTGGGATTTGCCCGGTTTGCGGTCTTTGCAAGTTGGTCTGGTGATTACTGTGCTGTTCACCTCTCTGGCGGGGATTTTCTCCAATCCTATTTTCACTCTCGCCAGCAATTCTGTCGCTCGTACTAGCATCCTGCAATCTGCTCTCTCCAGTCCCACTCCGGTGGCATCTCTGGATACCATATCAACCGTCATCAAAGATTGATGTTTGTCATTTGTCATTTGTCATTTGTCATTTGTCCTTTGTCCTTTGCCCTTTGATTATTCATAGAAGGGACAATCCCCCCTACCCCCCTTTGAAAGGGGGGCGGACTTCCGGACAAGGGACAAGTGACAAAGGACAAAGGACAAGTGACAAATGACCAAATTTTAAACCGGTGCCGGGGCAGTTTTTAGGGGATTTTTTAAGAGCATTAAACCATACTCCAATCCTTCCACCACTGCTTGATAAGAAGCCTCAATAATATTGGTTGAAACTCCTACCGTTGTCCAGCGTTTTTGGCCGTTACTCCATTCCACTAATACACGAGTTTTCGCGGAAGTCCCCGACCCTCCATCAATAATCCTGACTTTGTAATCTGTTAGTTGGAAGTCAGCAATTTGGGGATAAAAATTCACTAAGGCTTTGCGCAATGCCGCATCCAGAGCGGAAACTGGCCCGTTTCCTTCCGCTGCTTCCAGAATGTCTTGGCCGTTGACTGTGACTTTAATTGTGGCTAAAGCGTCGGTATTGCCATTGTCTTTGTGGCAATGGACGTGAAAACCTTTGAGGTCAAATAACTGCGGTCTTTCGCCCAATGCTTGCCGCATCAGGAGTTCAAAACTGGCCTCTGCAGCTTCAAACTGATAGCCTTGATTTTCTAGTTCTTTTAATCTGGTGAGGATGTCGCGAGTGCGATCGTCCTGCTGATTCAGGTCAATCCCGAAATTACGCGCTTTTACCAGAACGTTACTCAATCCCGATTGGTCGGAAATCACGATGCGGCGCAAATTCCCCACTACCTCTGGCTGCAAATGTTCATAAGTTAGGGGGTTGCGCTCTACGGCGGATACATGAATCCCACCTTTGTGCGCAAAGGCTGATTTACCCACATAAGCCGCATGGTCATCAGGAGCCAGGTTGGCTACTTCGCTGACAAACCGGCTGGCTTCGGTTAACGAGGCTAACTGAGCGGTGGTGATGCAATCGAAACCCAATTTTACCTGTAAGTTGGGAATCAGAGAGCAGAGGTTGGCATTGCCGCAACGTTCCCCGTAGCCGTTAATCGTCCCCTGCACCATACGCACTCCTTCCACTACTCCGGCGAGAGCGTTGGCAACGGCGGTTTCTGAGTCGTTGTGGGTGTGGATGCCTAATTGGGAGACGGCTTGGGCAAAACCAGCGGCGGTTAACGATTCTACTACTTCGCGGACGATGCGGGTGATTTCGTGGGGGAGAGTACCGCCGTTGGTGTCGCAGAATACGAGCCATTCGGCTCCACCGGCGATCGCGGCTTTCAATGTCTCTAAAGCATATTCCGGGTTCCGCTTGTAACCGTCAAACCAATGCTCCGCATCATAAATCACCCGGCGTCCCCGACTGCGCAAAAACTCGAGCGTATCCCGAATCATTGCCAGATTTTCCTCTAGAGTCGTCTTGAGACTCTCGGTGACGTGCATATCCCAAGACTTACCAAACACCGTCACCCACCGGGTTCCGGCGGACAAAATTGCTTGCAGCATCTGGTCTTCCGCCGCCACTTTTCCTGGTCGGCGAGTGGAACAAAACGCTACTACTTCCGCTTGCTGCATCGGCTCTTCTTGCAGCCGCCAGAAAAACTGCACATCTTTCGGGTTTGCTCCGGGCCAGCCGCCTTCAATAAACGGAACCCCCAGCTCGTCTAGGCGGTGGGCAATGCGCAATTTATCTTCAATAGACAGGGATAACCCTTCCCGCTGAGCGCCGTCTCTGAGGGTGGTATCGTAAATCCAGACTCGATTGCTATTCTTGCTTGTGTCCATATTTCAATCCCAGCATGAGGCATGGCCCTGGGTCTGATGGGGTATGATGATTTTACTCATACTTTAACCGAGACTGTACCCCCTGACGGCTATCCTTCACCAAATTTTAGGCATTGTCCCCTCTAGGGGCTACGGTTTATACACTTTCAGTGTGGTAACGAAGCCTCTTGGTCATTGGTCATTGGTCATTGGTCATTGGTCATTTGTTTTTCATAGAAATGATAAAACAAAAGCATTTTTCATATGAACGAAATAATTAATAACCCACAAATAGAGATTCCAGAGGGATATTTGAATGTGATGGGTTATGTGGATGAATCAGAGGTGAACGGGCCGGGGAGTCGGGCGGTGGTGTGGGTGCAGGGGTGCGATCGGCACTGTACCGGCTGCTTTAACACCGCCTCCTGGCCCTTTGAAATCAATCAATTAATGGCAGTTGACGAACTAGCAGAGAAAATTATCAGTAATCCTGGTAATAGTGGCGTCACCTTTTCTGGCGGCGAACCCTTTTGGCAAGCTCCAGCTTTAGCCCAATTAGCCAAAAAACTCAAAGCCGCCGGACTTAATGTGATGTCTTTTAGCGGTTTTACCCTGCAGGAATTGCGCCGAGAAGACGCCCCCCCTGGTGCAGGGGAATTATTAGCCCAACTGGATATTCTCGTTGATGGGCCATTTGTGCAATCTTTAGCCGTCAATTCCCCAGATTCCACCGTATCATCTCGGAACCAGCGGGTTCATATATTTAACCCAGAATTTGAAGATAAAATTAACTGGGCGAGCGACCAAATGGAAATTCACGTTTTGAAAGACGGCAGTTATATTATCACTGGTTATCGGGGACAAAATAACTTCGGGGAAGGTTGGGCAGAATAATGTTATTTGTCCTTTGTCCTTTGTCCTTTGTCCGTTGATTTGGCACATACCCTCACCCCAAACCCCTCTCCCAGAAAGGGAGAGGGGCTTTGATAGGGTTGTGGATTAGAAACCGGGTTTCTGCGACAATTGTGGGTTTTTCACCGAGATTTGGTTAAGCCTGCCCCCGCGAAGGCGGGGGAAACCCGGTTTCTATCCAAGGACAAGGGACAAATGACTGTGCCCCCCTACCCGACAGTGGGGCAGGAGGGAAACACAGCGTAGGTGTAGGGTGGGCAGTGCCGCAAAAAATGCCTGTTAATATTAAACAGCGCTAATCATCGGCACTGCCCACCCTACAAATTATCTTTGATAGGGTTGCGGATTAGAAACCGGGTTTCTGCGACAATTTTGGGTTTTTCACCGAGATTTGGTTAAGCCTGCCCCCGCGTAGGCGAAGCCAGCGCGTAGGCGTTGCCTGCGCATAGCGCATAGCGCTTAGGCGGGGTCAACCCGGTTTCTATCCAGGGACAAATAACCACCTAGCCATTTTTCTAGGTCAACGGCTGCCCAATTTACCGATGTTGACCCCTAGGGGTAGCTGTCACGATGAAGGCATGAAACCAGGAGAAACCTCGATGCCTTCACTATCTGCATTACAAACCCTATCTAACGATATCTCTAGTACCATTGAAACCGTGGGTAGCTCGGTGGTAGCAGTGCATGGGCGCTCCCGCATCAACTCCAGTGGCGTTCACTGGCAGTCTGGCATCATCGTCACCGGGGAACATACCCTCAAAAAGGAAGAAGATATCCCCATCACCCTCCCCTCTGGTGTCACCACTACCGCCACCTTTGTGGGACGTGACGCCACTACTGATATCGCCGTCCTCAAACTTCCCCAAGATATCCAACTCCCCACCGCCAATATTGGCGATGCTTCCGAGCTGAAAGTAGGACATCTTATCCTCGCTGTGGGTCACGCCGACTCACGTGGCATCATTGCCAGTATGGGCACCGTCAGCGCCAGTAGCGGACCGTGGCGGAGTATGCTCGGAGGCGCGATCGACCAATTTCTCCGCCTCGATATCAACCTCTCCCCCGACCAAGAAGGCGGCCCCCTAGTAGATACCGCTGGTCATGTTTGCGGTATCAACACCCCCGGACCCCGAGGCACCGTCTTGGCCATCCCCGCCGCCACCGTTAACCGCGTCGTCGCCCAACTCCTCGCCAAAGGTCGTATCGTCCGGGGCTATCTGGGCGTGGGGATGCAGCCCGTCATCATCCCCGACCACCTAAAACAAAAACTCTCCTTAACCAGTAACGGCGGGGTTATCGTCGTCAGCGTCGAAGCCAACTGCGCCGCCGATAAAGCCGGTATCACGATCGGCGATGTCCTCGTAGAACTAGACAACCGCCCCATCACCGATATCCGCGACGTGCAAGCAGTATTAGACCCCGACAGCGTGGGCAAAACCATTAATGCCCGTCTCATCCGTGGCGGTCAAGTTCTCACCGCCAGTATCCAGGTACTCGCCCGTAACCTTTAAAGGAGGCTGCATATGGTTGTCACTCATCGACTCATACCGCCATTAAGGGCGAAGCATTCCCCCGATCGCCTTAACTCCAACCCAGATACCAATAACTACAGCGATGAACTCGCCCACATCGCCGAAACAGTCCGCTGCGCCACAGTTCAAGTTCTAACCACAGAAGGCAGCACCGGTTCCGGTATCATTTGGCCAAACCGGGACAACCAAGAAGGCAGCATTATCATCACTAATGCCCACGTCGCCTCCCGGTGGCAAGCCAAAATAGAACTCGCCGACGGTCAAATATTGCCAGCGACGCGCATCGGTTACGACCAAGAGCGAGACTTAGCCGCCCTCCAGGTACTCGCCTCTAACCTCCCCACCGCCACCATTGGCGACTCAGACAAGGTGAAAGTAGGGGAACTGGTGGTGGCGGTGGGCAACCCCCACGGGGTTAAAGGTGCCTTCACAATGGGTATTATCCACTCCCTCCCCAGTGCCCAAACACTCCCCTCCCCATTTGCCGAAAAAGACTGGCTCATGGCAGACCTCACCCTAGCTCCCGGTAACTCCGGCGGGCCAATGGCGGATATCCAAGGTCGCGTCATCGGTATCAACACCGCCATTACCGGCGGTTTTGCCCTCGCCGTCCCAGGAAACCAGGTAGAGCGTTTCCTGCAAGAAGCCACAGGCAAACCCTACCTCGGCGTCACCCTTCGCCCCCTGCGAGTGGTGTTGCCCACCGAGATAGTATTAGGTTTAGCCGTGCTAGAGGTCGCCTCGGGCAGCTTGGCAGCCCAGGCGAACTTGCGCCGGGGAGATGTACTATTAGGCATCTGCGGTCAACACTTCCACACCACCGAAGATTTACTCGCCGTCCTCCGCCATGCCCAACCAGGGGAAGAGTTGCCCCTAGAATACCTGCGGGACGGTAGTTTAAAAACCGCCGTGGTAGTAGTGGGGGGCAGTGTTTATCAGGATAAAGTCATTCCAGTATTGACATGAGCCTCCTACTGCCAGGGGTTTATCCTGCGGAAACTGTGGCGGTGATGGTACTCGCCGCCAACCCCATCATCCTGGCGGGGTTGGAGAGCATCATCACCGCTCACCCAGAATTAGAAGTGGTGGGGGTGGGAGCTAACACCGCCACAGCCTTGGAACTGATGGAGCAGTTAGGCCCCGATGTGGTGTTAGTAGATGCGGGTTTCGCCGATGGGGAAACCCTGTTATCCCTAGTGCCAGAGGGTACAAATAAACCCCGCATCGTGGCTCTGGTGGATGACCTAGAAGGGGGTTCGATCGCCGAGGCTCTGCGATCTGGAGTGCGGGGGATATTGCCCCGAGATGCGGATGGGGAAGAAATCATCGCGGCGGTCATTGCAGCTCAGGCGGGTTTAGTGGTTTTACACCCAGAAGCTCTGGAGTTCCTCTCTCGCAGTTCCGTGGCCACACGTTCCCTTAAAGTAGCAGAAAAACTGCCCCTCACTCCGAGGGAAATTGAAGTTTTGGAAATGTTGGCGGCGGGGGTGGGTAATAAAATTATTGCCAAACGTCTAAGCATTTCCGAGCATACGGTGAAGTTTCACATTTCCTCAATTTTCACCAAATTGGGCGCTTCTAGTCGCACCGAGGCCGTGACTTTGGGGGCGCGTCAGGGTTTAATTGCTCTATAGTCA contains:
- the cimA gene encoding citramalate synthase, encoding MDTSKNSNRVWIYDTTLRDGAQREGLSLSIEDKLRIAHRLDELGVPFIEGGWPGANPKDVQFFWRLQEEPMQQAEVVAFCSTRRPGKVAAEDQMLQAILSAGTRWVTVFGKSWDMHVTESLKTTLEENLAMIRDTLEFLRSRGRRVIYDAEHWFDGYKRNPEYALETLKAAIAGGAEWLVFCDTNGGTLPHEITRIVREVVESLTAAGFAQAVSQLGIHTHNDSETAVANALAGVVEGVRMVQGTINGYGERCGNANLCSLIPNLQVKLGFDCITTAQLASLTEASRFVSEVANLAPDDHAAYVGKSAFAHKGGIHVSAVERNPLTYEHLQPEVVGNLRRIVISDQSGLSNVLVKARNFGIDLNQQDDRTRDILTRLKELENQGYQFEAAEASFELLMRQALGERPQLFDLKGFHVHCHKDNGNTDALATIKVTVNGQDILEAAEGNGPVSALDAALRKALVNFYPQIADFQLTDYKVRIIDGGSGTSAKTRVLVEWSNGQKRWTTVGVSTNIIEASYQAVVEGLEYGLMLLKNPLKTAPAPV
- a CDS encoding 4Fe-4S single cluster domain-containing protein is translated as MNEIINNPQIEIPEGYLNVMGYVDESEVNGPGSRAVVWVQGCDRHCTGCFNTASWPFEINQLMAVDELAEKIISNPGNSGVTFSGGEPFWQAPALAQLAKKLKAAGLNVMSFSGFTLQELRREDAPPGAGELLAQLDILVDGPFVQSLAVNSPDSTVSSRNQRVHIFNPEFEDKINWASDQMEIHVLKDGSYIITGYRGQNNFGEGWAE
- a CDS encoding S1C family serine protease, encoding MPSLSALQTLSNDISSTIETVGSSVVAVHGRSRINSSGVHWQSGIIVTGEHTLKKEEDIPITLPSGVTTTATFVGRDATTDIAVLKLPQDIQLPTANIGDASELKVGHLILAVGHADSRGIIASMGTVSASSGPWRSMLGGAIDQFLRLDINLSPDQEGGPLVDTAGHVCGINTPGPRGTVLAIPAATVNRVVAQLLAKGRIVRGYLGVGMQPVIIPDHLKQKLSLTSNGGVIVVSVEANCAADKAGITIGDVLVELDNRPITDIRDVQAVLDPDSVGKTINARLIRGGQVLTASIQVLARNL
- a CDS encoding S1C family serine protease; its protein translation is MVVTHRLIPPLRAKHSPDRLNSNPDTNNYSDELAHIAETVRCATVQVLTTEGSTGSGIIWPNRDNQEGSIIITNAHVASRWQAKIELADGQILPATRIGYDQERDLAALQVLASNLPTATIGDSDKVKVGELVVAVGNPHGVKGAFTMGIIHSLPSAQTLPSPFAEKDWLMADLTLAPGNSGGPMADIQGRVIGINTAITGGFALAVPGNQVERFLQEATGKPYLGVTLRPLRVVLPTEIVLGLAVLEVASGSLAAQANLRRGDVLLGICGQHFHTTEDLLAVLRHAQPGEELPLEYLRDGSLKTAVVVVGGSVYQDKVIPVLT
- a CDS encoding response regulator transcription factor encodes the protein MSLLLPGVYPAETVAVMVLAANPIILAGLESIITAHPELEVVGVGANTATALELMEQLGPDVVLVDAGFADGETLLSLVPEGTNKPRIVALVDDLEGGSIAEALRSGVRGILPRDADGEEIIAAVIAAQAGLVVLHPEALEFLSRSSVATRSLKVAEKLPLTPREIEVLEMLAAGVGNKIIAKRLSISEHTVKFHISSIFTKLGASSRTEAVTLGARQGLIAL